Part of the Candidatus Omnitrophota bacterium genome, CCTCTGCCTGTATATGGGGTTTTGCCTTAAGCATGGTCATGCCAAAATGCGTAAGTATAGCTTTCCTGGGCCGGATATCCCTGATTAAAGTTTCAGCATCCAAAAGGCTCAAATGGTCTATCTCCGCGCGGGGTTCAAAAAATACTACGCAGATAATTAATATGTCTGTCTTATAAAAATCTGACAGCTCTTTAAAATACCGGGTGTCCGTGAGCAGGGACACGCTTGTATTTTTAAGCTTGAATTTTAAACCATAGGTCGAAACAGGATGGATGTGTTTCATCGAAGTCTGAAAGGAAAAATCGCCCACGCTATATGTCTTATCGGCTTCCAATATTTCTATCTTCTCCAGAAAAGCCCTGGTGTGCCTCAACAATACAGGGTCTTCGCCTATGGCGTCACCCGGACAAAATAATACGCCTCTCTTTTTAAATCCGCCTTCTGTCATGGCTTCAATCATCACGTTTACATCATTAGCGTGGTCGAGGTGGCGGTGCGTCAATATAATGCCGTCTAATTTTCCCGGGTCTAACCTGGGCCGGCTAGAAGCGCAGCGCACTATGCTGCCAGGGCCCGGGTCAATAAGGACGTTCGTCCCCTTATACGAAACCCACAGGCCTCCTGATGCACGTAACTGCCTGATCATTACAAAGCGCGCCCCGGCAGTGCCTAAAAATTTTATAAAGTCCCCCTGGCTTGGTTTATCTAATCTTTTAACCATATCTTTTTTAATTCCTGGTTTATCGCATCCATCTGGGTATAGGTTAATTCGGTCTTGAGCAGATCCTTCTGCCGGGCCTGCGATTTATCCTTCGGGCAGATAAATTCTTCAAC contains:
- a CDS encoding MBL fold metallo-hydrolase, coding for MVKRLDKPSQGDFIKFLGTAGARFVMIRQLRASGGLWVSYKGTNVLIDPGPGSIVRCASSRPRLDPGKLDGIILTHRHLDHANDVNVMIEAMTEGGFKKRGVLFCPGDAIGEDPVLLRHTRAFLEKIEILEADKTYSVGDFSFQTSMKHIHPVSTYGLKFKLKNTSVSLLTDTRYFKELSDFYKTDILIICVVFFEPRAEIDHLSLLDAETLIRDIRPRKAILTHFGMTMLKAKPHIQAEELSKKLGIEVLAAYDGMALDF